From the genome of Myxococcales bacterium:
GGAGACAGCGTCGACAACGTTCCCGGCGTGCCGGGCATCGGCCCGAAAACCGCCGCCGAGCTGATTCGCAGCTACGGCGATCTCGACGCCCTGCTGGCACGGGCAGACGAGGTCAAGGGCAAGCGGGGCCATGCTCTGGTCGAGTGCCGGGACGCGGTACGTCTCTCGCGGCGTCTCGTTGCCCTCAAAGACGACGTCCCTCTGCCGAAGCCGCTCGACGCGCTGGCACGCGTGGCACCCGACCGTGAGGCGCTCTACGGATTGTTTCGTGACTTCGAGTTTTCCCGGCTCATGGTGCAAAATGCGCCGCTCGCGCAGGCCGTTGCAGCTTCGCTCCCACCCGGGGGTGCGCCTCCGCAGGACCCGGCCCGCGTGCCCCCGCCGGAATCAGCTCCTCACTCGGAGCTTCACGCCCCGGCCTTGCCGCCCCTCATCGAGGTCCGCATCGTGGGCACCGCCTTCCCGCTGCCGGCCCTGGTAGAGGCGCTCGTGGGCGCCTCCGATATCGCAATCGTACCCTTTACCGACGGCTCGGACGCGCTGCGGGCTGCGTTGCTGGGACTTGGCTTCGCTTGGATGGAAAACGGGAGCCTCAGTCGGGCCTATGTTCCGGTCGCGTCGCGAAGCTCGTTGCTGTCACAGCAGGCGGGACTGGACGAAACGGTGGTGCTCGACGCCTTGGCTCCCCTGTTGGTGGCGGCGACCCCTCGGAAGAGGGTCCACGACGGCAAAGCGCTGGAGGTTCTCCTGGGCGTACGGGGCCTCGCGCTCGCAGGCGTCGGTTCCGACAGCCTGCTCGCGGCCTATTTGCTCGACGCCGCCCGCCCGAGCTACGAGCTCGACAAAGTGGCGCACGCCGAACGCGCCTGCGCAGCCGTGCCCCGGGAGCAATGGTTGGGAGCGGGGCGTACGGCCGTGGACGCGACCGACGTGGGGGTGGAGGTCGTTGCCTCGCATGTGGGAAGCGAAGCCGCCGCCGTGTTCACGCTCGGCGCCATCCAGGACCCAAAGCTCGCCGCATCAGGCCTCGAGCGGCTTTACCGCGACGTCGAGCTGCCTCTGTCACGCGTACTGGCGCGCATCGAACAGCAGGGCGTGCGTATCGATACGGGGTTCCTGCGCGCGCTGGCTCAAGAGACCGCCGCCGCGATCGCTGCGCTCGAGCAGGAGATCCACGCCATCGCGGGCGCCTCGTTCAACATCGGTTCCCCGAAACAGCTGCAGAAGATCTTGTTCGAGAAGCTCGCGTTGCCCGTGCTTCGCAAGACCAAGACCGGAGCCTCGACCGACGCCGACGTCTTGGAGGAGCTTGCCAGCCTGCATCCGGTTCCGGCCAAGATCTTGGAGTACCGCACCCTCACGAAGCTCAAGGGCACGTATCTCGACGCGCTTCCGGCGTTGGTGAACCCGCGCACGGGGCGCTTGCATACCACCTTCAATCAGGCCGTGGCCGCGACGGGCCGGCTGTCGTCGAGCGACCCGAATCTGCAGAACATCCCGATTCGAACGGAGCTCGGGCGTCGCATTCGGAACGCCTTCATTGCCGAGCCGGGGCACCACATCGTTTCGGCGGACTACTCTCAGATCGAGCTGCGCATCCTCGCGCACTACTCACAGGATCCTGCCTTTCTCGACGCCTTTCGGAAGGGCCAGGACATTCATTCCCGCACGGCGGCCGAGGTGTTCGCCGTTCCCCTCGAGGCGGTCTCGTCCGAACAGCGCCGCATCGCCAAGGCGATCAACTTCGGTCTGGTGTTCGGACAAACCGATTTCGGGCTCTCGCAGGCTCTGCGCATTCCCCGCGCGGAAGCCAAGGCCTACATCGAAAGCTACTTCGCCCGCTATTCCGGGGTCAGGACATACATGGAGCGGGCGATCGCTGATGCGCGCGCGAAGGGCGAGGCCAGCACCTTGCTCGGCCGCCGGCGTCCCATTCCGGAGCTGGCAGCCAGCCGAGCCCCTCAGCGCTCCCATGGGGAGCGGATCGCTCGCAACACACCGATTCAGGGCTCAGCCGCCGACATCCTCAAGCTCGCGATGATCCGGGTCGACCACGAGCTCGGTGCCTTTGCAGG
Proteins encoded in this window:
- the polA gene encoding DNA polymerase I gives rise to the protein MQGTLYIVDAYNFLFRAFHAMPPLTNSRGQHTGAIFGLCQMLLRIEREHEPSHLCAVFDAPGKTFRDDLFPAYKAHRPPMPAELSEQIASVPQVLAAFGISTLTVPGVEADDVIATVTKQASARGLKVVICSSDKDLMQLLDESVSLLDTMKNKLLGPSDVEQKWGVPPAKVGDVLALVGDSVDNVPGVPGIGPKTAAELIRSYGDLDALLARADEVKGKRGHALVECRDAVRLSRRLVALKDDVPLPKPLDALARVAPDREALYGLFRDFEFSRLMVQNAPLAQAVAASLPPGGAPPQDPARVPPPESAPHSELHAPALPPLIEVRIVGTAFPLPALVEALVGASDIAIVPFTDGSDALRAALLGLGFAWMENGSLSRAYVPVASRSSLLSQQAGLDETVVLDALAPLLVAATPRKRVHDGKALEVLLGVRGLALAGVGSDSLLAAYLLDAARPSYELDKVAHAERACAAVPREQWLGAGRTAVDATDVGVEVVASHVGSEAAAVFTLGAIQDPKLAASGLERLYRDVELPLSRVLARIEQQGVRIDTGFLRALAQETAAAIAALEQEIHAIAGASFNIGSPKQLQKILFEKLALPVLRKTKTGASTDADVLEELASLHPVPAKILEYRTLTKLKGTYLDALPALVNPRTGRLHTTFNQAVAATGRLSSSDPNLQNIPIRTELGRRIRNAFIAEPGHHIVSADYSQIELRILAHYSQDPAFLDAFRKGQDIHSRTAAEVFAVPLEAVSSEQRRIAKAINFGLVFGQTDFGLSQALRIPRAEAKAYIESYFARYSGVRTYMERAIADARAKGEASTLLGRRRPIPELAASRAPQRSHGERIARNTPIQGSAADILKLAMIRVDHELGAFAGARLLLTVHDELVFEIPDAQVESFRPWIKAAMEQAYVLDVPLVVDVGSGLTWGQAH